In the genome of Suncus etruscus isolate mSunEtr1 chromosome 3, mSunEtr1.pri.cur, whole genome shotgun sequence, the window TCTCTGTTTAATAATATTTGTTCCACACACTATTGAGTGGCCAATAGTGTCAAGAAGCTAAGCCCTGAGGATAGATACCTACTAACTCAAGTAGATAAGATTTCTGCTTCAGGGATGGAGTGATAGGatagaaggtagagcatttgccttgcatactgccaagccagaattgggttcaatctccagcatcccatattgttccctgaacccATTATGGGTggtccctgaatacaaagcccggagtaactcctgactaccagaaatagaaaaaaaaaaatactgcttctgTGGTGGAGCAGCACAGTGGAGGACTACACTCCATGAACGGTTCAAGATGAGGTTGGAGGGTGAGACAGGACTGTTGGCACAGATTCAGCAGACCTAGGTAAATAGTGTTGATGTTCCTCTAGGTGTAGCTCTGTGACTTGGCCATTTCCCAGGTTTGGAAGGATTTTCACTGTAGTCTTCCTCAGTATTATGATTTCATTCAGTCCCATTCAGTGGGAGAGTGGGCTTGCAGTGTCCTTAGTAGACAAACTACTTCACAGCTAGTGAAAACTCAGAAGTCATCCATCTTTAGTAAAACATTTttagggatttcacacacaacgGGTTAACTTACTAACTCTCCAGGTAAAACACAGTGGAGAATGATTCGACCTTCACTAGGAGCTGCAACTGGAAGGTGTCTTGTAGCtcacaaatagaaaataataatttaaaaaaaagtgtttatatCTGAGGAAGAAACTATAATCCAGAGATCAAAACGCAGTGTAACTCTGAACTCTTCTACACTGACCAGGATTTTCCTCCATTAGGGAAGGGGGATTACTTTtgcattttagttttttagtaTCTCTTACAATGCTCTATCATATTGAGTAAGGCTGTGAGTAAAATGGGGTAACTACGCTTGAGATGTCTTAACACCTGGGCAGACGTCATGCACCAGCCCATTTCAGTCATCCTCAGCCCTACCCATATTAGCAGGGAGCTTTTCTCATTGGATCAGAGCCTTGCCACTAAGCTTTCTTCATCAAGGTGTGTTGCTGTCTATAGGTATTGTGACGTTAGATGGGGTTCCTTTGGAATGACAGAACCACCAATGCCTCAGAAGGTCAGCTCAGGGCAACTCAGGTGCAGCCTGAAGAAGCCTTGCATATCCACCATCAGGATCTCTTGGTCCTGCAACAAGGTTTGATGAGCTTTAAGAATGAGAAGCCCATGCTGCCAGTGGGAGCAAAGGAAATTGTGTACTTGGACTGAAATGTGTCTTTCTCAGGCACCGGAGCTCTTCTCATATTGTCTCAATTCCAGATGGAGTGTGTCCCAGGGACCACACAGAGCTTTGTTTAAATGCTTGCGTTAGCAGAAGGATGGATATCCCATTGAATCATCCTTGCCTGTCAAAAAGCCAAGGATTCTTCTCAGAATAAAGAGTTTCCCCTCCCCCAGGAGGCAAAATTCCTagcgcacgtgtgtgtgtgtgtgtgtgtgtgtgtgtgtgtgtgtgtgtgtgtgagctgttttaaaataggggcAGTGTTTTTGCCATAGGATGAGTAATCTTGACCCCTCAGGACCTTCCCTGGGCTCACATGTGTGTGAGTCCTGCAGGAATTGTGGGAATTGTGGGATGTTACCCTTATTCCCCATACTTTTGTTGAGTACAGACATTTAGAAGAAATCTGTTAGAGGGCAGTGATGGCATGGTTATTTTCCTTGCCAACAATATGTCATTTATTCAGGGCTATACTGGCTGTCTTTCTCATGGGGCTCGATAACAAGGGTAAGTTTGACCTTTCATTACGAACCACTGGGCTTTTCTTTATAGACAGAGGCTGTGCCAGCTGAAAATAGCCTAAACATCATGCTATTTTCTCTTGCCCAATTTTTGCCTATTCATGCCCAAGGATAAAAGAAGCAGCCTTTCCAACAAGTTAAAGATTTCTAAGAACTCAGAGAGGACCATCATACATAACTGGATCTTGGCATTCATCCATTCTCTTAGAAGTTATTTACGGAATACCTATTATAGACCAAGCACTCTACTTTGTGCTAAGTGAATATTAGTTTGTGAAAAAGGACAATGCAAAAATGACGTAGAGGCTAAGCAAGTCGAAGAAGAGACTTCCCCCAAGTCCCTGAGGAGTTAAGCTTGCTACACACATCTTCCTGACTCTGGTCCCGTGCTCCCACCGCAATCCTGCTCACCACTAGACCACACTTCCCCAAATAAATAACTACTTCTGCATGCTGCGAGTCGTGTGTGCAGAACTTACGTAGGCGGTGCAGACAGCGGCCTTTCACTTAATGTTGCAACAACACCCAGCTAAACAATGTACCCGGCCTTCCAGAGCTACTGAACACATGCTTGATTGGGGTCAGGCTTCTTTTATTCCAGTGCCCCAGAGTgagcacaaaacagaaaaagtctGTATCTGATAAGGGACCTTCACCAAGGGAAAAAGTATAGTCTTCAAGTGGGGTTTAAAATCAGATGTATTAGCCTCCCCCACTTTTTCACCTTTGGATCCCCATATAGGAGGAACTCAGCACATTGATAACGACAGAGGATGGAAGTTTGGGTTTGATGCGTTCAGACTTGTTCGGAACACAGAATCCCTGCCCTGCTATTCACGAACGCACTTAAGCACTCAGGGCTCAAAGTCACCCTGACCTTTGCAAACAGCAAGGCTGTTTCCCACACATTGCTGCCTATTTCTTTTCAGGCCACATCGTGAGGACAGCAGGGCTGAAGCAGAACACCATAAGCAGAATGACATGTGAGGTTTTACCATAGTGAGCACATTCAGGATTAGTGGAATAGGAGAGGGAGTCTGAGGTTGGATCGTCTGATACTATAGTTCTAGTCTGAGGACGTACTTTCCTAGATAATGTCTGGCACATCTTAAACATGTTGTTTCCCAGAGGGCAGTAGATTCAGGTTTCATCTCTTTACTCCCTTCCTTCCAACTCTGGGCCCCAACCTTCCTTTGTGCTCCAAGCACCTGTTCTAACCTCCCTCCAATCACTTACTGCTGCCCTACAACCATCCACTGGCTGTCCACCTTCTCCACCAGGTTGGGATCTCTTAAAGACTAGCCTatcctattcaacacagtataTGCTAGTTCCAAGCACAGGGCAGGCCACAGCAGGCTCCTAGTAGTTGTCTGCTAATCAAAGAATGCGAATGAGAATGTGGGTTCATTCAGCTTTagagaattcttttatttttttattttaattttaggaaccCAGGACCTCGCACCTATCTATCCCTGAACCACATGCCCAGCCCTCTAGAAACTGGATTTACTAGGTCTTCAACTCTGGTTATCATAGTGCTAGGAAGGAAAGAGTTAAGCTCTTGGAGGAGACAGGAGTCATCCCCaaacctttttcctttttttttttttaatgggcaaAGGCAGGATAAGGAATATGTGAGATAAATACTGGATATAAAATTCTGACACATCCTTTAGGTGTTGGCCTCAGCTGCTTCAAACTCTGAAGGGaggggaaaaataatgaaatcactTTTAAGTTCTCTTTAAGTGGCCAGACACCCAGTTATGAATGAGGGGCAAGGCCAgacccagaaattcaaagcatgaCCTACTTTGTctcagggaaagaggaagagatggAATTTACCTctatgcattattattattattattattattattattattattattattatttaaaagtaacCCAGGGCAAGTAACCTATAGCCCGACAGCTGCCAGCATCAGTAGAACCCGAAGGCCTCACAGCCTTGCTGCCAGATTCAGAGCAGCATGGAGACGTCTGTGTTTATGTCTtatgtgtttttccttttctctccttgctttttcaagtgaaaaaaaaaaaaaaaaaaaagaagcgccTAAATTCCCACTCACATAAACCAGTGACATACAATGATGAAATTCTGTTTTCACCTCTGCCTGTGTGACAGGGAATGCAAAAATAGCAAGTGGCCCAGTTCCACGAATCCCCGCCTCCCGGCATCGCATTGCATCTCGAAGAACAGAACCCACTGAGGTTCGGCGCTCCAAGCCCGGGCCCCTTGGATGATGTCAGGCAGCGGCGGGAGTGGCCGCAGTCGGGATGCCGGGGCCGGGGGGCCCCGGGGAACTGGCCGGGCGGGCGGGCTGGGCTGCCTGGCCGGGCCGATGGCGCGCCCGGTCGCTCGGCGTCGCTTGGAGACGGCCCTGGCGGCGCAGTGTTGCTGTAAACAGCCGCTTCCCTGTTACTATCTATAGCTGGATCGCCTGGCTCCAGGGTGCGGCGGCGAGGAGGGAGGCAGGTTGGCGGGCCCCGCTCCCCAAGCACCCCCAGGGACCCAGGGCCTTGGCCTCTGTCCAGCTGAGGGGTCACCGATCCGCTACCCTTGCTTGATTGCTTGCATAGGGGCCGGGATCCAGGGAGGGGGGTGCTCTGCAGGCACCTGCGGCTATGCACCCCCTCCTCCCTGGCACACAGGGGTTGAACCTGAGCATCGGTGACCCTGGCTGTCCTTTGCAGAGGAGCAGGAATCTGGGGGAGGGGGCTTGGAGAGACTAGGGGTGTTATTCTGAATCCCCATGATGCCCccacttattattatttatttttattttaagataacacTTCAGATAACACTCACTCCTGGGCACCCTGCGGGTCGTTTTTTAGATCTGGGCTCAGCTGGGCACCAACTTGCCAGAGCCCCCCTCCCTGGTCCtatcccccctcccccaagtCCCCGCTGCTGGAAAATCACTCGCTGCGAACTCCTCCTCCTGGTCAGTCCAGCTTCCTGGGCACCGAACCCAAGAAGCTTGGAGAATCCACCAAGTTCCCCCGCAAACAGACACCCGCAATCAACCAACTCAAGCCCGGCCTGGGGCTACAGTCCAGAACTAagcaaaagagacttccattcaAGCATCTTTGATGGCAGGGTCCTCGGtttgtggaccccccccccctaaAGTGTCTCTGGGGTTTGATAGAACGTTAATATCTTCACATTATTAgactgagagaagaaaaatagagagaaaaaaaagaaaaaacaagactatcacacacacacacacacacacacacacacacacacacacacacacacacacacacacacacgagaaagTTATCTCCCGCAGTTAGCTCAAAGTAGGTGATCTGATCGCTTTTCTGTCTTTTATCTAGATCCCAGTCTTTCTGCTTTCAAACCCAGGAAAAATCCCAGAGCCTGGAGTGGCTGAAtgatgggggggaggggggggagtaCAAGGGGAGAAGGCTTGAGACTTTGGGGGTGAAATTCTGCTCCTCCAGATCCCAGTCTTTCTGCTTTCAAACCCGGTAACAGTCCTGGAGCCAGGGGTGGCTGGaataatgggggtggggggacaggggGGAGAAGGCTTGGGACTTTAGGGGTGAATTCTGCTCCTCCAGTTTGCATGAAAGCGGGCCAGTCCTTGGGAATGGTGGAGGCGCATTTCTTTTGGGAGGGGCCCCCCCTGGGGGGGGTCATGTACCTGTTTCTCCTAGGCCAGAGCCTCAGAAGGATCCCTTTGGTTGATTTTTGCAAACcggtttaaaaacaataaaatataataaaataaagctccCCCCCATCGCCCCCGTCCCCCCTCCCACGGAACCAGGGTCCACCTGGAACCAGGTGAGACTTCACTCTCGTCCCcgcctccccttccctcccctccccctcccctggcctcccccccacccctcccctgcGCTGCACCCTCGGAGTTGGCTGCAGCCTGCGAGCAATTCCCGTCTGTCCCTCCCCAGCTTACACAGGATGTCCATATTAGGACATCTGCGTCAGCAGGTTTCCACGGCCGGTCCCTGCGATTGTGGGGGGGAGCCCAGCCGGACACCCCTTCATCTTTGGGGGTTTGGAAGACGATCGAGATGCATATTTGCAAATACCCTATAGCTTTCAAGTTACCATCTAGTGATTTCCTGGAAATAGCGGGCCGAGTGGGCCCCGCAAGGGTGGACCCAGAGATAGCTCAAGACTCGGGACACCCCTGCGCGCCCAAATGGTTTTTCCCAGTGACGCGCCGGGCTCATTCATAAAATGCTGTTATAAAAGTGGGGTTTGCGGCGCCTCGTACTCCATCCAGCCAACCTCCTCTGCAGCGAGCGGCTGAGCCAGCAGAGAGACCGAGCCGGCAGCGAGCGAGCGAGCAAGCACCgcgctccttccttccttccttccttccttccccagctCGGCTCCAGCAAGCCCCCCTTTTGCACCCACTTCGGACTAAACCCGGGAGGGATCATGATGTTCTCGAGCTTCAACGCCGACTACGAGGCGGCTTCTTCCCGCTGCAGCAGCGCCTCCCCGGCCGGGGACAGTCTGTCCTACTACCACTCTCCGGCCGACTCTTTCTCCAGCATGGGCTCGCCCGTCAACGCGCAGGTAAGAGCTGCTTGGAGGGGTGTCCGGGCTTCTTTGGGGGCGAGGATAAAATGCAAACCATCCTGGAAGGGACACTTGAGAAAGAGATTTGCGGGAACCTCTTCCCCGAGAACCCCGAGCTTGGAGACTTTTGGGGGGGAAGGTCCGGGCTTCTTTTGGGGGGACAAGATGCAAATCCCCTGTAAGAGACACTTGAAAGGTTTGGGGGAGCCCCTTCCCCGTGAACCCTGAGCTTGgaagacttttttgggggggggtctcggTTTTCTTTAAGGGGACAAGATGCAACCCCCCTGGAAGGGTCATTTGAAAAAGATAGGCTTAGGGAGCCCCTTCCCCGGGAACCCCGAGCTTGGAGACTTTTTTGAGGGTCTGGGTTTCTTTTAAGGGGACAGGATGCAAACCGCCCTGGAAGGGATacttgagaaagagaaagaggcttGGGGGAGCCCCTTCCCCCGGGAACACCCGAACTTGGAGACTTTTTAGGGGGTCcaggtttcttttggggggggtgaacAATATGCAGACCCTCCTGGAAGGGACacttgagaaagagaagcttgGGGGAGCCCCTTCTCCCCGGGAACCCCGAGCTTGGAGACTTTTTGTCACTGTAGGAATcgcttccccttcctttccccaaGCTCAGGTTCCTTCTGCTGCCGCCACCTGCGCTTCCAGGCCGGGTTGTGACACTAAACTTAACCCAGACCCCCAAGTGTCCCGGGTGTAAAACTTGTTAACTGGAGCCCAGCTCCGCCCCCGGGGAGGGAGTAGGAAGCCTACgatcccttctcttcttccccatCCATCTCCTCGCAGCCCGGGAGCACCAGCagggctggtggtggtggtggggagggctCAGCCTAGCAGGCGGGTGTGTAAGGCAGTTTCATTGATAAAAAGGCGAGTTCATTCAGGAGACTCCGGAGCGGCGCCTGCGTCAGCGCAGACGTCAGGGATATATTTATAACAAACCCCCCTTTCAAGCGAGTGATGCTGAAGGGATAACAGGAACGCAGCAAAGGCTAGAGGAGGAAGGCTGGGCGCTGCGGAATGCTTATTTTTGCGAGGAGTGGTGGTGGAGAAAGGGGCCAGCTTGCACCTGGAGCTGGAATGAAGTCAGGGCATCTGCAGTCCAGGGCCAGGCCCGGTTACCCGGAGCTCTAGCACCCTGCAGCAACCTGGCTCATCCGACTTGTGTCCGGAACCTGCATGCTCATGGCTTCTCCCCCTTGATTTCCTTCTAGGACTATTGCACGGATCTGGCCGTCTCCAGTGCCAACTTCATTCCCACGGTGACTGCCATCTCGACCAGCCCAGATCTGCAGTGGCTGGTGCAACCCACCCTGGTGTCCTCGGTGGCTCCGTCCCAGACAAGAGCCCCACACCCCTACGGAGTTCCCACTCAGGCGACTGGACCTTACTCCAGGGCTGGTTCCATGAAGACCATGAGTGGCGGCCGAGCACAGAGCATCGGCAGGAGGGGCAAAGTGGAACAGGTGAGTGGCTCTTGCCTAAGCTGGAAGGGGTGTGGAGGTGGGTTGGGCCCCTTGGTGTATGGATGAAGCTGCAGTTAAAGATGATGGATCTCTGGAATcaggatggggtggggggctACAGTCTGATTCTAAGCCCCTTCCATCCCCAATCAGACTGGGAAGGAAGGCAAAACCACCCCAAGAGTTTCTTTCCTAATAAGTGCCTCTCGAAAGCTTTTAGACCTTTGTTCTCTTGCTGAGAATCTTACTTTGTGCAAGGCACACCCAGCCTGCAAGTGCAGATTAGAAATGGCTTTCAGAGATGCCATGGCTTTGAGGTGCCAGGAAACTGGGTTGCTGAAGGAAGGTGCTTTCCACTGGGGAAGAGAAATGGAACTGATGGCAAGCACTGTTACTCACTGCTGGTCTCTTGCTATTTGCAGTTGTCCCccgaagaagaggagaaaaggagaatcCGAAGGGAAAGAAATAAGATGGCAGCAGCTAAGTGCCGGAACAGAAGGCGGGAGCTGACAGACACCCTCCAAGCGGTAGGTAGCACCCATGACCACTTCTTTCAGAAGGAAGGAAAGTTGGAGATGGGACCAAGGGGAGTTGGGTTTTTGCACAAGATGGTTGCTTATGCCCTGCCCTGTGTTTTGTCTACAGGAGACTGATCAGCTGGAAGATGAGAAATCAGCCTTGCAGACCGAGATCGCCAACTTgctgaaggagaaggagaaactCGAGTTTATTCTGGCAGCCCATCGACCGGCCTGCAAGATCCCAGATGACCCAGGCTTCCCAGAAGAGATGTCTGTGACTTCTCTTGATCTGACTGGGGGCCTACCCCAAGCTGGCACCCCCAACTCGGAGGAGGCCTTCACCCTGCCTCTTCTCAATGACCCCGAGCCCAAGCTCCCGGTGGAGCCAGTGAAGAGCCTCAATAGCGTGGAGATGAAGGCTGAGCCCTTCGATGACTTCTTGTTCCCGGCCTCCTCCAGGCCCAGCGGCTCCGAGACCGCCCGCTCTGTGCCTGATGTGGACTTGTCTGGTTCCTTCTACACGGCAGACTGGGAGCCTCCGCACAATGGCTCTCTGGGGATGGGGTCCCTGGCCACAGAGCTGGAGCCCCTGTGCACCCCGGTGGTCACCTGTACCCCCAGCTGCACTACTTACACCTCTTCCTTCGTCTTTACCTACCCAGAGGCTGACCCCTTCCCCAGCTGTGCGGCTGCCCACCGCAAGGGAAGCAGCAGCAACGAGCCCTCTTCTGACTCGCTCAGCTCACCCACGCTGCTGGCCCTGTGAGCGGCCAGGGAGAGGGAGGCAGAAGGCCACCCGGCCACTGCCCGAGTTGGTGCATTACAGAGGAGAAACACGTTTCGTCTTCCCTCAAGGGGTTTCGTAGACCTAGGGAAGACCTTATCTGTGCGTGAAAACATACCAGGCTGTGGGCCTCAAGGACTTGAAAGCACTCACCTATGGACTCGAGTCCTTACCTCTTCCGGAGATGTAGcagaaactaacaaacaaaaaaacaaaacaaaacaaaaaaaataaacccgcATGGTGTGTGTATCGTCCCCAGTGACACATCTGAGAGCTGGTAGTTAGTAGCATGTTGAGCCAGGCCTGGGtctgtgtctcttttctctttctctttagtcTTCTCATAGCATTAACTAATCTATTGGGTTCATTATTGGAATTAACCTGGTGCTGGATATTTTCAAATTGTATCTAGTGCAGCTGATTTTAACAATATCTACTGTGTTCCTGGCAATAGTGTGTTCTGATTAGCAAATGACCAATCTTAAACTAAGAAAAgataatgactttattttccagTAGATAGAAATAAATAGCTCTATCCATGTACTGTAGTTGCCCTCCAACATCAATGTCCATTGTAACGTTACTGATCATGCATTGTCGAGGTGGTCTGAATGTTCTGACATTAACAGTTTTCCATGAAAAcgttttattgtgtttttaatttatttattaagatgGATTctcagatatttatatttttattttatttttttctaccttGAGGTCTTTTGACATGTGGAAAGTgaatttgaatgaaaaaaaatttaagcattgTTTGCTTATTGTTCAAAGACATTGTCAATAAAAGCATTTAAGTTTGAATGCGACCAACCTTGTCCTCTTTTCATTCTCAGAGTTTTGTAAGATTTGGAAGAGAGGTATTACAGGAGACCAGTTTGACAGGCAGGGTAACTCCTGGGAGGACACGCCCCTTTGTTTGATCCCTTTATCAGAGCGGAGAAGGAAAGTGAGCTGATGTTGGAATATCATAAAATACGTGCCTTCATATTATATTACTGATTCTTTTCTGGCTGATCAGGGTGGTGGAGGGGGTGATTCGGGAATCTGTGCCCTCACTTCTCTGGAAAACCAAAACCGGGAAAATTTAAATCCAGCTACCTTAGTATTCAATTTAGATGTCTTGATCTTGGAGGAATCCCTTTAGTACAGAAAAGTAAACTTTGCACAACCTACTTTAGCTGGGGTGGGGAAATGACTCCAAGGATTGGAGCACATTTGCCTTGGGGGAGACCCTGTTTTGATGTGCTGTGGCCCATGACACAAACTGCTTCAACTTGTTATTCATTCCTGTCAGGCCTGGAGCCTGACAGTAGAAGAGAGTGCAAAAGGCAGCAGGAGCCTGAAGTTCAGTAAACAGTTTCTCTAGCAAGTCAGCACCAACCATCCTGCAGGAGCAATCCAGTAGGGGTGGCCGCTGCAATCTTCTAGTTCCCCCACAGCACTCCAGTCCCTGAGTTTTACATACCCTTCGACCAACTGCCCTACAAAATCATGGGAAGCGTTGGCCCCACCTGACATGTGAGCAAACTGAAGAATGCTTCCGATGAATGACTCTTTCTATATGGTTGACTCTGTGGGTTAAAATCTTcatttccggggccggagagatagcatggaggtaaggcgtttgcctctcatgcaggaggtcatcggttcgaatcccggcgtcccatatatggtcctcccgtgcctgccaggagcaatttctgagcctggagccaggaataacccctgagcactgccgggtgtgacccaaaaaccacaaaaaaaaaaaaaaaaaaaaatcttcatttccggggccaggaaggtggcgctagaggtaaggtgtctgccttgcaagcgctaccataggacggacagcagttcgatcccctggcgtcccatatggtccccccaagccaggggcaatttctgagcatatagccaggagtaacccctgagtgtcaaatgggtgtggcccaaaaacccaaaaaaaaaaaaaaaaaaaaaagaatcttcatttCCACAGTCTTTACCTTTTTATCATGTGCATCTTGAGATGCAGGTTAAACctctccctcaaaaaaacaaaaagcaccaaaAAAATGTTATCAGTTTCTCCCTCCAACATACGTGCTTTCAGTTGGACTATTTTTTGTTCTTGAAAGGACAGAAAAGTTATTGTCCTACCCTTTAGTAATAAGCACATTGTAGTTCCTAAACTTTTCTTTAACACCATAAGCCTGGCATTCAGTTTAAGCCGGGGGAAGGAAAAGCTGGGGTTGAGAATTTGAAAGAGATCTCAAACAGCACAAACAATGGTTGGTCAGTCTGTAAATAAAAAGTTACATAATAGCTCAACAAAGGGAAGTCAACACACTCTGAATAAGCTTTAACTTTATCATCTTAAAGAAGAACATGACCTTTGTCCAGGACACCTCTGGTAATGGGTCTTTTACACGCACAAATACAAACCACAAGGAAAGGAGCCTGTGTCCTCCCTCCCTGATTTTCAGGCGTCACACTGGCACCCTGCTTGGCAACCAGAGGCCAGGTTACCCTACCTGCCTGGTGGGAGAGGAACTGCAGTGTAAGCTGCTCCTGCGATGGGTGAGAACGGAAAGCACTGGGTGGTTCTGGGCTGTCATAGTCAAGATGAAAGCTTTCGCTTAAAATGATAGTTCCACTGAGGCTGTGTTCTCACCTCTGATCTCCAGGCTCCTCTCATAATTGGCATTTGAAAATGGCTCACTTTTGGCTCTTAAGTGAGTGGATCTATCACAAACCATTTAAGGATTACTCTTTGCCTGTGGCAATAATGAAAAGTTATCTTTTGACTCCATATTTGCTATCCACAGGGGAAATATAATGTAGCCATTAAATATTACCTTAAATAGAGCTAATCCATGCAACCCTTGGAGCTACAGATTGGTGTAGTtgctgggggtgggatggggtggggggtcaGTTGGCTTTCATCCATGTACAGTAATAACCCGGGAAGATTTCCTGATGGAGGATCAGGTTGGACCTATACTAACTAACTGCCTGGACTGATGGCCCTGATGATGGCCTTGAGTTGGATTAGAGAGAATAAACACAGTTTTCCTTTTAACAGCCAGGCAGGGGTCCAGCTACAGACCTTTCCTCTTTTTTACAAGAGCCGACCAGCATCTCAGTCTCCATAGACTGCATTAGCAGTCCAGCAGGAGTAGTTTAAACTCGAAGTCTTTTTCACAGTTCCCCAGAGGCCTTGGGATTCCCCTATCAGCTTGATAACACCTTCTCACCAGATCAAGTTTCAAAaggaatcttttctttcttctttctttctttctttctttctttctttctttctttctttctttctttctttctttctttctttctttctttctttctttctttctttctttctttctttctttctttctttcttcttttctcttctttctttttctctctcttctttctttctttcttccttttctatctttctttcttttctttctttctttcttaccttcttccttcctttcttccttccttcctttctttctttctttctttctttctttctttctttctttctttcttctttctttgtttctttgtttctttctctcttctttcttcgtttctttctttgtttctttgtttctttctttcttctttctttctttttttggtttggggtcacacccagcagcacccaggggttactcctggctctacaggctcaggggaccatatggg includes:
- the FOS gene encoding protein c-Fos, with the protein product MMFSSFNADYEAASSRCSSASPAGDSLSYYHSPADSFSSMGSPVNAQDYCTDLAVSSANFIPTVTAISTSPDLQWLVQPTLVSSVAPSQTRAPHPYGVPTQATGPYSRAGSMKTMSGGRAQSIGRRGKVEQLSPEEEEKRRIRRERNKMAAAKCRNRRRELTDTLQAETDQLEDEKSALQTEIANLLKEKEKLEFILAAHRPACKIPDDPGFPEEMSVTSLDLTGGLPQAGTPNSEEAFTLPLLNDPEPKLPVEPVKSLNSVEMKAEPFDDFLFPASSRPSGSETARSVPDVDLSGSFYTADWEPPHNGSLGMGSLATELEPLCTPVVTCTPSCTTYTSSFVFTYPEADPFPSCAAAHRKGSSSNEPSSDSLSSPTLLAL